Proteins encoded within one genomic window of Haladaptatus sp. QDMS2:
- a CDS encoding MazG nucleotide pyrophosphohydrolase domain-containing protein — MDSQDEVAAFLSTHDLHAPPAYRLLDLVAEVGELAGDATESTDYGARPTALSIRDDELGDALFTLLALADALEMDAGAALETSLEKYESRIADTGSPDST; from the coding sequence ATGGACAGTCAGGACGAAGTCGCCGCATTCCTCTCGACGCACGACCTGCACGCGCCCCCCGCCTACCGGTTGCTTGACCTCGTCGCCGAGGTGGGTGAACTCGCCGGTGACGCTACCGAATCGACCGACTACGGCGCGCGGCCCACCGCCCTCTCGATTCGCGACGACGAACTCGGCGATGCGCTGTTCACCCTGCTCGCACTCGCGGACGCCCTCGAAATGGACGCTGGAGCCGCCCTCGAAACCAGTCTCGAAAAGTACGAGTCCCGGATTGCAGACACCGGGTCGCCCGATTCGACCTGA
- a CDS encoding VOC family protein, producing the protein MEPRLTLVTLGVADLHRAIEFYRDGLGLPMDDREADSDVAFFSLGDTRLGLYPREKLAEDATVSPDGEGFAGITLAHNVRSADAVNAQLDEAVAAGATLVKPGQEVFWGGYSGYFADPDGHLWEVAWNPYWDVE; encoded by the coding sequence ATGGAGCCACGGCTTACCCTCGTGACGCTTGGCGTCGCAGACTTGCACCGAGCAATCGAATTCTATCGCGACGGCCTCGGACTGCCGATGGACGACCGGGAGGCGGACAGCGACGTAGCATTCTTCTCGCTCGGCGACACGCGATTGGGACTGTACCCGCGCGAGAAACTGGCCGAGGATGCGACTGTCTCGCCGGACGGTGAGGGATTCGCGGGAATCACCCTCGCGCACAACGTTCGGTCCGCCGACGCCGTCAATGCGCAGTTAGACGAGGCCGTCGCCGCAGGTGCGACGCTGGTCAAGCCCGGACAGGAGGTGTTCTGGGGTGGATATTCTGGGTATTTCGCAGACCCGGACGGCCACCTCTGGGAGGTCGCATGGAATCCCTACTGGGACGTCGAGTGA
- a CDS encoding thiolase family protein — protein MDVAIIGASMTQFGKRDGWIRDLLAEAGEACLDDSGVAPTDVDHLYVSNMASGEFEGMTGVPNMLAHDLGVMPAYSARIDQTSSSGGAGMFHAWQSVASGASDMTLLVGGEKMTHRSTAEATDVIASITHPVEYKHGVTLPSFAGLTARLYLDKYDAPRESLAKVAVKNHKNGVDNPHAQFRKEVDLETVMESPIVADPLRLYDFCPITDGSAALMFCPEEVAKQYTDEYVVVSGVGGATDTHVVHERDDPTVMGGVVESGKKAYEMSGYGPEDIDVAELHDMFTILEFLQSEGLGFFEQGEGWKAIEEGVTERDGELPVNTSGGLKSKGHPLGASGVAQGYEIYQQLMGDAGKRQVEADVGLCCNVGGFGNCVITTIMEARQ, from the coding sequence ATGGACGTCGCAATCATCGGGGCGTCGATGACCCAGTTCGGGAAACGCGATGGCTGGATTCGCGACTTGCTCGCGGAGGCCGGCGAAGCGTGTCTCGACGACTCGGGCGTCGCCCCTACAGACGTAGACCATCTTTACGTATCGAATATGGCCAGCGGCGAGTTCGAAGGCATGACCGGCGTGCCCAATATGCTCGCCCACGACCTCGGCGTGATGCCGGCGTACAGCGCCCGCATCGACCAGACGAGTTCCTCCGGCGGCGCGGGGATGTTCCACGCGTGGCAGTCGGTGGCCTCAGGCGCGAGCGACATGACGTTGCTCGTCGGCGGCGAGAAGATGACCCATCGCTCCACCGCGGAAGCGACGGACGTCATCGCCTCGATTACCCACCCAGTCGAGTACAAACACGGCGTGACGCTCCCGAGTTTCGCCGGCCTCACCGCCCGACTCTACCTCGATAAGTACGACGCACCCCGCGAGAGTCTCGCAAAGGTCGCAGTCAAGAACCACAAAAACGGCGTGGATAACCCCCACGCCCAGTTCCGCAAGGAAGTGGACCTTGAGACGGTCATGGAGTCGCCCATCGTGGCCGACCCGCTTCGACTCTACGACTTCTGTCCGATTACGGACGGCAGTGCGGCACTGATGTTCTGCCCCGAGGAAGTCGCGAAGCAGTACACAGACGAGTACGTCGTCGTCTCCGGCGTCGGGGGCGCGACTGACACCCACGTCGTCCACGAGCGCGACGACCCGACGGTCATGGGCGGCGTCGTCGAAAGCGGGAAGAAGGCCTACGAGATGTCCGGCTACGGCCCGGAGGACATCGACGTGGCCGAACTTCACGACATGTTCACCATCCTCGAATTCCTCCAGAGCGAGGGCCTCGGCTTCTTCGAGCAGGGCGAGGGCTGGAAGGCCATCGAGGAGGGCGTCACCGAGCGCGACGGCGAACTCCCCGTCAACACCTCCGGCGGGCTGAAGTCGAAGGGTCACCCGCTCGGCGCATCGGGCGTGGCCCAGGGCTACGAAATCTACCAGCAACTCATGGGCGACGCCGGGAAGCGACAGGTCGAGGCGGACGTCGGCCTCTGCTGTAACGTCGGCGGCTTTGGGAATTGTGTCATCACCACCATCATGGAGGCCCGACAATGA
- a CDS encoding alpha-1 4-glucan-protein synthase, with product MTTDICVIIPTIREYECVRAYIQNARDHDFDLSRLHFVLVTEDFCDTDAMEAMLEDEGVSGEVFDGSSRDVWYDEHDVSEYSHIVPAASHAETSFGLLYMWANPQFDIGFFIDDDTLPHDGDFFGQHLTNLNYEGEIEEVSSDTQWVNVLYQNADDHGLYPRGYPYAAMNETVETGTTEISDVVASQGLWTNVPDLDAVRILMDGDLEGQAQTRTDRTDFTKDFVAARDNYLTVCSMNLAFRREVIPAFYQLPMDDNEWNVGRFDDIWSGVFLKRACDILDKEVYNGFPLCEHNKAPRSTFDDLNNEVPALELNEHVWELVDEVGEDADTYAEAFEAMATALADGDFDQWNNGEFLNFVGDHMHDWLACLDELGGLQSTQVAEAVADD from the coding sequence ATGACGACCGACATCTGCGTCATCATCCCGACTATCCGCGAGTACGAATGCGTCCGGGCATACATCCAGAACGCCCGCGACCACGACTTCGACCTGTCGCGTCTACACTTCGTCCTCGTCACGGAGGACTTCTGTGACACCGATGCGATGGAAGCCATGCTCGAAGACGAGGGTGTCTCCGGCGAGGTGTTCGACGGCTCCAGTCGCGACGTGTGGTACGACGAACACGACGTCAGCGAGTACTCCCATATCGTCCCCGCCGCGAGCCACGCCGAGACGAGCTTCGGTCTGCTCTACATGTGGGCGAACCCGCAGTTCGACATCGGCTTCTTCATCGACGACGACACCCTGCCCCACGACGGTGACTTCTTCGGACAGCACCTCACCAACCTCAACTACGAGGGCGAAATCGAGGAAGTCAGCTCCGACACCCAGTGGGTGAACGTCCTCTACCAGAACGCCGACGACCATGGCCTCTACCCGCGAGGCTACCCCTACGCCGCGATGAACGAAACGGTGGAAACGGGCACGACCGAAATTTCGGACGTCGTCGCCTCCCAGGGCCTCTGGACCAACGTCCCCGACTTAGACGCCGTGCGCATCCTCATGGACGGCGACCTCGAGGGCCAGGCCCAGACGCGCACCGACCGCACCGACTTCACGAAGGACTTCGTGGCCGCCCGCGACAACTACCTCACCGTCTGCTCGATGAACCTCGCCTTCCGCCGCGAGGTCATCCCGGCGTTCTACCAGTTACCGATGGACGACAACGAGTGGAACGTCGGCCGGTTCGACGACATCTGGAGCGGCGTCTTCCTCAAACGCGCCTGCGACATCCTCGACAAAGAGGTCTACAACGGCTTCCCGCTCTGTGAGCACAACAAGGCGCCACGCTCTACCTTCGACGACCTGAACAACGAGGTTCCCGCCCTCGAACTCAACGAACACGTCTGGGAACTCGTCGACGAGGTTGGCGAGGATGCAGACACCTACGCAGAAGCCTTCGAGGCGATGGCCACGGCGCTCGCAGACGGCGACTTCGACCAGTGGAACAACGGCGAGTTCCTCAACTTCGTCGGCGACCACATGCACGACTGGCTCGCCTGCCTCGACGAACTCGGTGGCTTGCAGTCGACGCAAGTGGCAGAAGCCGTCGCCGACGACTGA
- the fabG gene encoding 3-oxoacyl-ACP reductase FabG, with product MDLEHQTCVVTGGSRGIGRGIAVELGKQGANVVVNYRSSEGEAYDVVDEIEEAGGSAIAVQADVANFEEVEAMRERVSKAFGPATVLVNNAGITVDKKFSNMSREDWDRVMEINLGGVYNCTKVFFDDITTAKDGRLINISSVVGQQGNYGQANYATTKSGLFGFTRTIALEMARSRATANCVAPGFVKTDMLETVPDRVQEKIISRIPLGRFAEVDDIAGMVSFLASPKSGYMTGQILGVNGGMEW from the coding sequence ATGGATCTGGAACACCAAACGTGCGTTGTAACCGGTGGCTCGCGAGGCATCGGGCGAGGGATTGCAGTTGAATTAGGCAAGCAAGGCGCAAACGTCGTCGTCAATTACCGCTCCTCTGAGGGCGAGGCGTACGACGTCGTCGACGAAATCGAGGAGGCCGGCGGGTCGGCCATCGCGGTGCAGGCCGACGTCGCAAACTTCGAGGAAGTCGAGGCGATGCGTGAGCGCGTTAGCAAGGCGTTCGGTCCAGCGACGGTGCTCGTGAACAACGCGGGCATCACCGTCGACAAGAAGTTCTCTAACATGTCCCGCGAGGACTGGGACCGGGTCATGGAAATCAACCTCGGCGGGGTGTACAACTGTACGAAGGTTTTCTTCGACGACATCACCACCGCCAAAGACGGTCGCCTCATCAACATTTCGAGCGTCGTGGGCCAGCAAGGCAACTACGGGCAGGCCAACTACGCGACGACCAAGAGTGGCCTGTTCGGGTTCACCCGGACCATCGCTCTCGAAATGGCTCGCTCGCGTGCCACGGCAAACTGTGTCGCTCCCGGCTTCGTCAAGACCGATATGCTCGAAACGGTTCCAGACCGCGTCCAGGAGAAAATCATCTCGCGGATTCCGCTCGGCCGATTCGCCGAGGTAGACGACATCGCTGGAATGGTGTCGTTCCTCGCGAGCCCGAAATCGGGCTACATGACCGGACAGATTCTCGGCGTTAACGGCGGCATGGAGTGGTAG
- a CDS encoding HTH domain-containing protein: MRDTTVSRVELFYRAHTPDVARVSQDLVIDRLDELDHAGAVRMEKHLWPNRIVLEGDHDESTTLALDSYVAFTQWAREHRVELAPYFHIHECHWFTGEDCTELVLPVMCLAAYDDRDHLVNVLPHTADGRHVSVVEFVASLEANAGRTTPPAV; the protein is encoded by the coding sequence ATGAGAGATACGACCGTCAGCAGGGTGGAATTGTTCTACAGAGCGCACACGCCGGACGTGGCCCGCGTTTCACAGGACCTCGTTATCGACCGACTCGACGAACTCGACCACGCCGGCGCAGTGCGTATGGAGAAACACCTGTGGCCCAACCGAATCGTCCTCGAAGGCGACCACGACGAATCGACCACGCTGGCGCTCGATTCCTACGTCGCGTTCACGCAGTGGGCACGCGAACACCGCGTGGAGTTGGCTCCGTACTTCCACATCCACGAGTGCCACTGGTTCACCGGCGAGGACTGCACCGAACTCGTCCTGCCGGTGATGTGCCTCGCGGCCTACGACGACCGCGACCACCTCGTGAACGTGCTCCCGCACACGGCCGACGGTCGCCACGTCTCGGTGGTCGAGTTCGTCGCCAGCCTCGAAGCGAACGCTGGTCGTACCACTCCACCCGCCGTCTAA
- a CDS encoding bifunctional nuclease family protein has product MTHRAVVRGVGVSVGNEGPGAPAVVLEVRGELLPIYVSADQAQSMQLAMRGRHFERPLTHDLLVDMVAEFGGAIDKVRIDDLADGTFFAKIDAEQYVGGESREVVFDARPSDAIAIALRADCPIFVSDAVVDRAGYHPEEFSLQGFDEDE; this is encoded by the coding sequence ATGACTCATCGAGCCGTCGTCCGGGGCGTCGGGGTCAGCGTGGGGAACGAGGGTCCCGGTGCACCTGCGGTGGTTCTCGAGGTGCGGGGCGAACTCCTTCCGATTTACGTGAGCGCAGACCAGGCCCAGTCGATGCAACTCGCGATGCGCGGCCGACACTTCGAACGCCCGTTGACGCACGACCTCCTCGTCGACATGGTCGCCGAGTTCGGAGGCGCAATCGACAAAGTTCGCATCGACGACCTCGCAGACGGCACCTTTTTCGCGAAAATCGACGCAGAACAGTACGTCGGCGGCGAGAGTCGTGAAGTCGTCTTCGACGCCCGTCCGAGCGACGCCATCGCTATCGCCCTCCGCGCTGACTGTCCCATCTTCGTCTCCGACGCCGTCGTCGACCGCGCTGGCTACCACCCCGAGGAGTTTTCGCTCCAGGGGTTCGACGAAGATGAGTGA
- a CDS encoding MFS transporter gives MSDDRWLYAWGLGYAAVGAASLLIPLYALTLGSSALLVGLMASTAAFAGVPGALLWGRLATRTGRRRPFVLVALAAAAIVLAVVPFVTEPWLLLVANATLWFVVAAAAPVLNLIVVDGVPDTHWDDRIARLNEIQGYGWLLGLVSGAGWMALAEPRLGNVDAQQLFFSLIATTTFLAFLLARTWYPEPSMISRDRFIRVYRTLGRGRWGAGRYVRAIPYGPARIYWGLASFNVRRFTDRATSSLGAYLLAAVVFFVGFSVYFGPLPAYLTDLQYSTDQIFILFVVNSAGSAVFYGRVGALAAKWESHRLQTGALGARTLLFPGVALVGGIGALAGFSGLLVLFALIGVTWAIIAVTATSIVTRLAPASVRGEALGAYTALSSIGGGIGSAIGGALADSMGYGVTFGVAAALVLLGAGLVLAGRAGILGTRSPFGDTI, from the coding sequence ATGTCGGACGACCGCTGGCTCTACGCGTGGGGACTCGGCTACGCCGCCGTGGGAGCCGCCTCGCTGTTGATTCCGTTGTACGCACTCACACTCGGGAGCAGTGCGCTCCTCGTCGGTCTGATGGCCTCGACTGCCGCATTTGCGGGGGTTCCGGGGGCGTTGCTCTGGGGCAGACTCGCCACGCGAACCGGGCGACGCAGGCCGTTCGTCCTCGTCGCACTGGCCGCGGCGGCCATCGTCCTCGCCGTCGTGCCGTTCGTCACAGAACCGTGGTTGTTGCTGGTTGCGAACGCCACCCTCTGGTTCGTGGTCGCCGCGGCGGCTCCCGTGTTGAACCTCATCGTCGTGGACGGCGTTCCTGACACCCACTGGGACGACCGCATCGCACGGCTGAACGAAATTCAGGGGTACGGCTGGCTGCTCGGCCTCGTCTCGGGGGCTGGCTGGATGGCGCTCGCCGAACCGCGACTCGGGAACGTAGACGCCCAGCAACTGTTCTTCTCGCTCATCGCGACCACGACGTTTCTCGCCTTCCTGCTCGCGCGAACGTGGTATCCAGAGCCGTCGATGATTAGCCGCGACCGGTTCATCCGCGTGTACCGGACCCTCGGACGCGGCAGGTGGGGCGCGGGGCGCTACGTTCGCGCCATTCCGTACGGTCCCGCCCGTATCTACTGGGGGCTCGCCTCGTTCAACGTCCGGCGGTTTACCGACCGGGCCACCTCGTCGCTCGGGGCCTACTTGTTGGCTGCCGTCGTCTTCTTCGTTGGCTTCTCGGTCTACTTCGGCCCGCTCCCGGCGTACCTCACCGACCTCCAGTATTCGACTGACCAGATTTTCATCCTGTTCGTCGTGAACAGCGCGGGGTCTGCGGTGTTCTACGGTCGCGTCGGCGCACTCGCGGCGAAGTGGGAATCTCATCGCCTTCAGACGGGTGCGCTCGGTGCGCGAACCCTCTTGTTTCCCGGCGTGGCGCTGGTCGGCGGCATCGGCGCGCTTGCGGGGTTCTCCGGCCTGCTCGTGTTGTTCGCGCTCATCGGCGTGACGTGGGCCATCATCGCCGTCACCGCGACGAGCATCGTCACGCGCCTCGCGCCGGCCTCAGTTCGCGGCGAGGCGCTCGGGGCGTACACCGCCCTATCGAGCATCGGTGGGGGCATCGGCAGCGCAATCGGCGGCGCACTCGCCGACTCGATGGGCTACGGCGTCACCTTCGGCGTGGCCGCCGCGCTCGTCTTACTCGGCGCGGGGTTGGTCCTCGCCGGGCGAGCGGGAATCCTCGGGACGCGCAGTCCGTTCGGCGATACTATCTGA
- a CDS encoding transposase: MEYSPRFRLLPTKEQRDTLDWTRNTVRQVYNHGLYRFNQLDESEGTVKQRVRQVRNELPELKTWWTDLQDVYSKVLQTHIERIARNITNLGKRKAKGYNVGSLNWKKPREFRSFTYNQSGFKLDTKSGPNGRGKLRLSKIGWIPIRLHRDILENAEIKEVTVKKEPTGAWYASFCIDVEEPEKPPVESLTPDDCVGIDLGVLNYIHDSNGLVVDRLDLSGDRDRLEREQRALSRKEHESNNWDKQRKKVAKVHARMNQKKWDFKNKLAHYYTTHYKAVLLEDLNVKGLLEAPQNARNKAESGWRDLITIFKHHGKKNGCYVVTVKPENTTLECASCGTSVYKPLWVRDHSCPTCGFETDRDWNAALNVLSRGLKKLGVVHSEETSPERCAFWCANESRRDSLPPVETATAVSTDGGESSSIVVDASRVSEAGSPALNEAAKRLSRAG; the protein is encoded by the coding sequence ATGGAGTACAGCCCACGCTTCCGCTTGCTCCCGACCAAAGAGCAACGCGACACACTGGACTGGACGCGAAACACTGTGCGACAAGTGTACAATCACGGCCTCTACCGATTCAACCAACTCGACGAATCCGAGGGAACCGTGAAACAACGAGTCCGGCAAGTCCGCAACGAGCTACCCGAACTCAAAACATGGTGGACTGACTTGCAAGACGTGTACTCGAAGGTCTTACAGACGCACATCGAGCGCATCGCTCGTAACATCACTAACCTCGGGAAACGCAAAGCGAAAGGCTACAACGTCGGCTCGTTGAACTGGAAGAAACCACGAGAGTTCAGGAGTTTCACGTACAACCAATCGGGCTTCAAACTCGACACCAAGAGTGGCCCAAACGGACGTGGCAAACTTCGACTCTCGAAAATCGGTTGGATTCCAATCCGTCTCCACCGCGACATCCTCGAAAACGCCGAAATCAAAGAGGTAACGGTGAAGAAAGAACCGACTGGGGCATGGTATGCGTCGTTCTGCATCGACGTAGAAGAACCTGAGAAACCACCAGTCGAATCCCTCACTCCCGATGACTGTGTGGGTATCGACCTCGGTGTTCTCAACTACATCCACGACTCGAACGGTCTCGTCGTTGACCGCCTTGACTTGTCCGGCGACCGAGACCGACTTGAACGCGAACAACGAGCGTTATCTCGCAAAGAACACGAGTCGAACAACTGGGACAAGCAACGGAAGAAGGTTGCGAAAGTCCATGCTCGAATGAATCAGAAGAAGTGGGATTTCAAGAACAAACTCGCGCACTACTACACGACGCACTACAAGGCGGTGTTGCTTGAAGACTTGAATGTGAAAGGACTGCTCGAAGCCCCACAGAACGCGCGGAACAAGGCTGAGTCTGGGTGGCGTGACCTCATCACTATTTTCAAGCACCATGGCAAGAAGAATGGGTGCTACGTGGTCACGGTGAAACCAGAGAACACGACGTTGGAGTGCGCATCGTGTGGAACAAGTGTGTATAAACCGTTGTGGGTTCGAGACCACTCGTGTCCAACGTGTGGGTTCGAGACGGATAGGGATTGGAACGCGGCGCTGAACGTCCTCAGTCGAGGACTGAAGAAACTAGGAGTGGTTCACTCCGAAGAAACGTCCCCAGAACGCTGCGCGTTCTGGTGTGCGAACGAATCGCGTCGCGATTCGTTACCGCCTGTGGAGACTGCGACCGCTGTGTCTACTGACGGTGGCGAGTCATCGTCAATCGTCGTGGATGCAAGTCGCGTCTCAGAAGCAGGAAGCCCCGCCCTCAACGAAGCCGCGAAGCGGCTGAGTAGGGCGGGGTAG
- a CDS encoding Zn-ribbon domain-containing OB-fold protein, whose protein sequence is MSMDAFRCVNGHVTYPQHPRCPECGEKQEETIDLAEKTATVVTWTTSTATPPGVTAPNTLAIVEFDVDGQPVRAIGQATTDEIDIGDEVRPVYVEQLREPGAGIREPESQEWDGYRFERVQ, encoded by the coding sequence ATGAGCATGGATGCGTTCCGCTGTGTCAACGGTCACGTGACGTACCCCCAGCACCCGCGCTGTCCGGAGTGCGGCGAGAAACAGGAGGAGACCATCGACCTCGCTGAGAAGACGGCCACCGTCGTCACGTGGACAACGAGCACCGCGACGCCGCCGGGCGTCACCGCGCCGAACACGCTCGCAATCGTCGAATTCGACGTAGACGGCCAGCCTGTCCGCGCCATCGGACAGGCCACGACCGACGAAATCGACATCGGCGACGAGGTTCGCCCGGTGTACGTCGAGCAACTCCGCGAACCCGGCGCGGGAATCCGGGAGCCGGAGAGTCAGGAGTGGGATGGGTACCGATTCGAACGTGTCCAATAA
- a CDS encoding acyl-CoA carboxylase subunit beta has product MSGNEGTARVSELEKRREEAANGGGKARIEAQHEKGKLTARERIDYFLDEETFREFDQFVEHRCTSFDMDEKKQAGDAVVTGYGEVDGRKVLVFAHDFTVFGGSVSEVVGQKMEKVMEHAINNGVPVIGLNDSGGARIQEGLDALVGFAKLFKLNTKASGVIPQISTIMGPCAGGATYSPALTDFTIMVEDTSHMMITGPEVIKTVTGEEITMEELGGAGAHSQKSGVAHFVCKDDKEALDHIRALLSYLPSNHMEDPPRVESWDDPDRQLDDILDIVPAAPKKPYDVRDVIDRVADEESFLEVQPNFARTVVTGFARMDGRPVGIVANQPKVNAGTLDIKSSEKAARFVRFCDAFNFPIISLVDVPGFMPGTDQEHNGIIRHGAKLIYAYAEATVPLLTVITRKAYGGAYIVMASKFLGADVNYAWPEAEMAVMGPQGAVNILFRKQIAAADDPDAERERLMEDFREEFANPYAAAKRGYVDDVLDPHETRARLIDDLELLERKRVDRPDKAHGNIPL; this is encoded by the coding sequence ATGAGTGGGAACGAGGGAACTGCCAGGGTTAGCGAGCTCGAGAAACGACGAGAAGAGGCCGCAAACGGTGGCGGTAAAGCACGAATCGAGGCACAGCACGAGAAAGGGAAGTTGACCGCGCGCGAGCGCATCGACTACTTCCTCGACGAGGAGACCTTCCGCGAGTTCGACCAGTTCGTCGAACACCGGTGTACCAGCTTCGACATGGACGAGAAGAAACAGGCTGGCGACGCCGTCGTGACGGGCTACGGCGAGGTCGACGGCCGGAAGGTGCTCGTGTTCGCTCACGACTTCACCGTCTTTGGTGGGTCCGTAAGCGAAGTCGTCGGACAGAAAATGGAGAAGGTGATGGAACACGCCATCAACAACGGCGTGCCCGTCATCGGACTCAACGACTCCGGCGGGGCCCGCATTCAGGAGGGACTCGACGCCCTCGTCGGGTTCGCCAAACTGTTCAAACTGAACACGAAGGCCTCGGGTGTCATCCCACAGATTTCGACTATCATGGGGCCGTGCGCCGGCGGGGCGACCTACTCGCCCGCGCTGACTGACTTCACCATCATGGTCGAGGATACGAGCCACATGATGATTACCGGCCCGGAGGTCATCAAGACCGTCACGGGCGAGGAAATCACGATGGAGGAACTCGGGGGAGCGGGGGCCCACTCACAGAAGAGCGGCGTCGCACACTTCGTCTGCAAGGACGACAAGGAAGCGTTAGACCACATTCGGGCGTTGCTCTCGTACCTGCCGTCGAACCACATGGAAGACCCACCGCGCGTGGAGTCGTGGGACGACCCCGACCGACAATTGGACGACATCCTCGACATCGTGCCGGCCGCGCCGAAAAAGCCGTACGACGTCCGGGACGTCATCGACCGCGTCGCAGACGAGGAGTCGTTCCTCGAAGTCCAGCCGAACTTCGCGCGCACCGTCGTGACCGGGTTCGCCCGCATGGACGGCCGGCCAGTCGGCATCGTCGCCAACCAGCCGAAAGTCAACGCGGGCACCCTCGACATCAAATCGAGCGAGAAGGCAGCGCGGTTCGTCCGCTTCTGTGACGCCTTCAACTTCCCCATCATCTCGCTGGTGGACGTGCCCGGGTTCATGCCCGGCACCGACCAGGAGCACAACGGCATCATCCGCCACGGCGCGAAACTCATCTACGCCTACGCGGAGGCCACGGTGCCACTGCTCACCGTCATCACGCGCAAGGCCTACGGCGGGGCGTACATCGTCATGGCCTCGAAATTCCTCGGGGCGGACGTGAACTACGCCTGGCCCGAGGCCGAGATGGCCGTGATGGGACCACAGGGTGCGGTGAACATCCTGTTCAGAAAACAAATCGCCGCCGCAGACGACCCAGACGCAGAGCGAGAACGGCTCATGGAAGATTTCCGGGAGGAGTTTGCGAATCCGTACGCCGCGGCGAAGCGCGGCTACGTTGACGACGTGTTGGACCCGCACGAGACGCGAGCGCGGCTCATCGACGACCTCGAACTACTCGAACGAAAACGCGTCGACAGACCAGACAAAGCACACGGAAACATACCACTATGA
- a CDS encoding YbaK/EbsC family protein, which translates to MHERASQFAARAAEEYGFAVDIHEFPEGTKTAADAAEAVGCTVAQIASSIAIVADGDLVVVVTSGANHVDFEKVADLQEVPEGTVRMATPEEIKETLGWSIGGVPPFCHSTRVPVYLDETLLNHEQVWAAAGTPQTVFPIDPDALSSYSKARVVDVST; encoded by the coding sequence ATGCACGAACGCGCCTCGCAGTTCGCGGCACGCGCCGCAGAGGAGTACGGGTTTGCAGTCGATATTCACGAGTTTCCGGAGGGCACGAAGACGGCGGCGGACGCCGCCGAGGCCGTCGGGTGTACCGTCGCGCAAATCGCGAGCAGCATCGCAATCGTCGCGGACGGCGACCTCGTCGTCGTCGTCACGTCTGGGGCAAATCACGTCGATTTCGAGAAGGTCGCAGACTTACAGGAAGTCCCCGAGGGGACGGTTCGGATGGCCACGCCGGAGGAGATAAAGGAGACGCTCGGCTGGTCGATTGGCGGCGTGCCACCCTTCTGCCACTCGACGCGGGTGCCGGTCTATCTGGACGAGACGCTGCTTAACCACGAGCAGGTATGGGCGGCGGCGGGCACGCCCCAGACGGTTTTTCCTATCGACCCCGACGCGCTCTCGTCGTACTCGAAAGCGCGAGTCGTGGACGTGAGCACCTAA